The DNA sequence TATGTTGGCTATTCCACGCACACTCTTTGTATAAATGGTCCAATTTTTATAATTATTGGATAGACCCAACGCAACAATCCCTACAGGACTATTATATTGATTGCCATTTAATTCCGTATTAATTAACTGCGAACGTTGTATCCCATTCAAATACCTGAGTGTTGGTTCACAAGAAGTTGTGCTTTTAGTGTAGGATATAAATATTACTAAACATACCAAGATGACAATTACAGCCATAATTGATACAGTAACGCGTTTTCTCATTCCAACATCTTTATAGAAATTCTAAAACTATTTGCGTTAATCTAAATTCAGCCCCTTTACGAGATCTTTAACCTTTCCATATATCTGGTTCCTTATTTCAACATGTCCTGCATAGTCCATAAATTTGGGGTCCTTAATATCCCATAGCTTCAGTTTAACCGAGTTTTGCAGATAGGAAGGCAGCATATTTTTATTCACCATAGCCACCACAATATCGGCGTCCTTGGCCATAGCTTCAGTAAGCTTTTTTGATACGTTGCCAGATACATCTAAGCCAATTGCTCTCATGCATTCGGTTACGTTTGGGCCCGCTTCTTTAATCATTTTACCTTCATATCTACCTGGGCCGACTCCGGCACTTACTGCAGTTGCTTTTCCCTTGGCCATGCTGCTGAATATGGCCTCTGCCATCTGGCTTCTGCCTACGTTTGCTTTGCAGATGAAAAGAACCTTCGTATAATCTACCATATGCACAAGGTTATTGGAGTGCACTTTTTATATCTTCCAGCAGCTGCTTGAACTTTGTGTATCCTGCTGCAGCATTGAAATGGCCTGCGCCGTGCACCACCTTGAACTTTGCGTCGGTATGGTCGGCTACGAACCTACTTCTTTCCAAGCTTACATAAGGGTCGTTGTCAGAAGCATAGACTGTGA is a window from the Candidatus Micrarchaeum acidiphilum ARMAN-2 genome containing:
- a CDS encoding protein tyrosine phosphatase — translated: MVDYTKVLFICKANVGRSQMAEAIFSSMAKGKATAVSAGVGPGRYEGKMIKEAGPNVTECMRAIGLDVSGNVSKKLTEAMAKDADIVVAMVNKNMLPSYLQNSVKLKLWDIKDPKFMDYAGHVEIRNQIYGKVKDLVKGLNLD